The following coding sequences lie in one Niabella agricola genomic window:
- a CDS encoding SusC/RagA family TonB-linked outer membrane protein, whose amino-acid sequence MMMLKLLRKSLLLRQGTLFLLLLLFQEAATAQGNETTIRGVITLSRSGDDLAGTSINIKGKIEATATDKNGAFSLKSRLPVTLIISRVGYGTLEVPVVSDEPVTALLTESSNNMNEVVVVSYGTKLAKNITSAVTTFNAAKAKDIPAAEFGQRLQGRVAGVQINMANGRPGQGIDMRIRGAASLGNGYQPLIVVDGQILSGANTRSGDMNVINPDEIETFTVLKDAAAAALYGSRAANGVILITTKQAKAGRTSISFDTFYGWQSVPKKGRPNMMDARDFATYMKEYFDDKARYEGYKDGVPKDYSTPEQYGKGTDWYGALLRTAPMQNYSVNLSSGTEKSSSSSTLTYFSQDGVLLNTNLKRYSFRTNNEYRPGDRFKIGLNLAPSYQQERNTRAFTDGNRQILANATAASPLQPIYNADGTFNSSARSANMLNLNNPVQQLQLANASYKTFRLLGNAYADIAVLKNLHFRTSMNGDIAAYQDNWYQGTMYGIGLSATPVPRPPSNSSAADNSYNYVSWLNENTLIYNLDLNGHRFDVLAGYSAQKWSREYRSIGGSNFANDAIPWISGAAVTSGTTNKEAWSMASAFGRLSYDYKGKYLLSATFRRDGSSRFGPSVKYANFPSVSAGWLLSDEDFFKQSETISFLKLRASYGKTGNFNINNYQFVTYINPNNYVFGGNLSPGFGANVTLGNPRVTWESSAQADIGADINFLHDRINFSYDYYNKITTELLYLVNLPFESGYSNVQLNTAKIRIRGHEFQVSSRNLVGKFEWTTDLNLSLNNNKLIALPDNTQFIGNNTTYAGFNRTVLGGHIGEFYGYVFDGVYMNQAEFDSQPKHVTSAVGSVRMKDVNGDKVITADDRTSIGNPNPRYIYGITNTFRYQNFDLNIVGYGQGGNKILNVNRSDWTNLDGIMNVAADMKNRWRSEDNPGNGKVPSTRAGTTELYRLANSSWVESGNFFTVKNIALGYTFRQNILKYIRSARIYASVQQAFVFTRYTGMNPEANATKDDNTNAYGQDLSTYPIPRTFMIGANFSF is encoded by the coding sequence ATGATGATGCTCAAACTGCTAAGAAAATCGCTGCTGCTCCGGCAGGGCACACTGTTTTTGTTGCTGCTTTTGTTCCAGGAAGCGGCAACCGCACAGGGAAATGAAACCACGATCCGGGGTGTAATTACCCTCAGCCGCTCTGGTGACGACCTCGCAGGTACTTCTATTAATATTAAAGGAAAAATAGAAGCGACGGCCACGGATAAAAACGGGGCGTTTAGTTTAAAGTCGCGCCTACCCGTCACCCTGATTATATCCCGGGTAGGCTATGGTACGCTGGAGGTGCCGGTGGTTTCGGATGAGCCGGTAACCGCATTGCTTACGGAAAGTAGCAATAATATGAACGAAGTGGTAGTGGTAAGTTATGGTACCAAGCTGGCGAAAAATATTACCAGCGCTGTAACCACTTTCAACGCCGCAAAGGCGAAAGATATTCCTGCCGCAGAATTTGGTCAGCGTTTACAGGGCCGCGTAGCCGGGGTTCAGATCAATATGGCCAATGGCCGGCCGGGGCAGGGCATTGATATGCGCATCCGGGGTGCAGCTTCATTGGGTAATGGATATCAGCCGCTGATCGTGGTGGATGGGCAGATTCTTTCAGGAGCCAATACGCGCTCGGGAGATATGAATGTGATCAATCCTGATGAAATTGAAACGTTTACCGTATTGAAAGATGCAGCTGCTGCAGCGCTTTATGGCTCCCGGGCGGCGAATGGAGTGATCTTAATCACTACTAAACAGGCAAAAGCTGGTCGCACAAGCATTAGCTTTGATACCTTTTACGGCTGGCAGAGCGTGCCTAAAAAAGGGCGTCCGAACATGATGGATGCGCGTGATTTCGCGACCTATATGAAAGAGTACTTTGACGACAAAGCCCGCTATGAAGGATATAAGGATGGTGTTCCCAAAGATTATAGCACGCCGGAGCAATATGGAAAAGGAACTGATTGGTATGGCGCTTTACTTAGAACGGCGCCCATGCAAAACTATTCAGTAAACCTGTCTTCCGGTACCGAAAAGTCATCTTCCTCTTCTACACTCACTTATTTTAGTCAGGATGGTGTTTTGTTGAACACCAATCTGAAACGCTATTCGTTCCGGACCAATAATGAATATCGTCCCGGAGACCGGTTTAAGATCGGTTTAAACCTGGCACCCTCCTACCAGCAGGAGCGCAATACGAGGGCCTTTACAGATGGCAACCGGCAAATCCTGGCAAATGCCACCGCGGCCTCTCCCTTGCAGCCCATTTACAATGCAGATGGAACCTTTAACAGCTCCGCCCGCTCTGCAAATATGCTTAATTTGAACAACCCCGTTCAGCAGTTGCAACTGGCTAATGCTAGTTATAAGACCTTTCGCTTACTGGGAAATGCCTATGCGGATATTGCCGTGTTAAAGAACCTGCATTTTAGAACATCCATGAACGGCGATATTGCTGCTTATCAGGATAACTGGTACCAGGGTACTATGTATGGGATCGGTTTGAGCGCCACACCCGTGCCAAGGCCTCCGTCCAATTCCAGCGCTGCGGATAATTCGTACAACTATGTTTCCTGGTTAAATGAAAATACATTAATTTATAACCTTGATCTGAACGGCCATCGTTTCGATGTTTTGGCGGGGTACAGTGCGCAGAAATGGAGCCGTGAATATCGCTCGATTGGTGGTTCTAATTTTGCTAATGACGCCATTCCATGGATCTCGGGCGCTGCAGTAACAAGCGGTACTACTAATAAAGAAGCCTGGAGTATGGCTTCTGCCTTTGGCCGCCTCAGCTACGATTATAAAGGAAAGTACTTGTTATCAGCTACTTTTCGCCGGGATGGGTCCTCCCGCTTTGGGCCTTCTGTGAAGTATGCAAATTTCCCTTCTGTTTCAGCAGGCTGGCTGCTTAGCGATGAAGATTTCTTTAAACAGAGCGAAACAATCAGCTTTTTGAAATTAAGGGCCAGTTATGGAAAAACAGGTAACTTCAATATTAACAATTACCAGTTTGTAACCTATATTAACCCTAACAACTACGTATTTGGCGGCAACCTTTCACCCGGGTTTGGAGCCAATGTTACGCTCGGAAACCCACGGGTAACCTGGGAAAGCTCTGCACAGGCAGATATTGGAGCAGATATTAATTTTCTTCATGACCGGATTAACTTTTCATATGATTATTATAATAAGATCACAACGGAACTGTTGTACCTGGTTAACCTGCCGTTTGAATCGGGATATAGCAATGTGCAGCTGAATACTGCCAAGATCCGGATCCGCGGGCATGAGTTTCAGGTAAGTTCCCGGAACCTGGTAGGTAAATTTGAGTGGACCACAGATCTGAACCTCTCACTGAATAATAATAAACTAATAGCACTGCCGGATAATACCCAGTTTATTGGCAATAATACTACTTATGCAGGGTTTAACAGAACCGTACTTGGCGGACACATTGGCGAATTTTACGGATATGTATTTGATGGAGTATATATGAACCAGGCTGAGTTTGACAGTCAGCCCAAACATGTGACTTCTGCCGTGGGCTCGGTGCGGATGAAGGATGTGAACGGAGACAAAGTGATCACCGCAGATGACCGTACTTCTATCGGAAACCCCAACCCCCGTTATATTTACGGTATCACCAATACCTTCCGCTATCAAAATTTTGACCTGAACATTGTGGGGTATGGGCAGGGCGGAAATAAGATCTTAAATGTGAATCGCTCTGACTGGACCAACCTGGATGGTATCATGAACGTGGCTGCGGATATGAAAAACCGCTGGAGATCAGAAGACAATCCCGGCAATGGAAAAGTGCCCAGCACCAGGGCGGGTACAACCGAACTGTACCGGTTGGCCAACTCTTCCTGGGTAGAAAGCGGAAACTTTTTTACCGTAAAGAACATCGCATTGGGATACACGTTCCGCCAGAACATTTTAAAATACATCCGGTCTGCCAGGATTTATGCAAGCGTGCAGCAGGCGTTTGTATTTACAAGATATACAGGCATGAACCCAGAAGCGAATGCTACAAAGGATGACAATACCAATGCCTACGGTCAGGACCTCAGCACTTACCCGATACCGCGCACATTTATGATCGGAGCCAATTTTAGCTTTTAA
- a CDS encoding sugar phosphate isomerase/epimerase: MNIRFLCPRWGAEQVDWASFLKEVKKAGYAGIEWFPFGEPGDPVKVLALLEELELDFSIVMEVTSAYSDFETYITALRNDLQKLTALRTVKKKPLFISAQCGREYFTNAQILECLQVCEEVATATGTAIYQETHRNKWSYGAHTVYPLLQQKPELGLTLDVSHWFCVSESYLEDQRAAVQAAIRQTFHVHARVGHTEGPQVFDPALPEYTLALNEHLKIWDQWVAYRKQQGFTESTITPEFGPPPYLTRANRDVDLLQEQWGLNLWMKNLLNERYNKMEHEA, encoded by the coding sequence TTGAACATACGATTTCTTTGCCCGCGATGGGGCGCGGAACAGGTTGACTGGGCTTCTTTTCTGAAAGAGGTAAAAAAGGCCGGCTATGCAGGAATAGAATGGTTTCCCTTCGGAGAGCCGGGTGATCCGGTAAAAGTACTGGCATTGTTGGAGGAGCTGGAGCTCGACTTTTCCATCGTGATGGAGGTGACCAGTGCTTATTCCGATTTTGAAACGTATATAACGGCATTAAGGAATGACCTGCAGAAACTGACAGCACTGCGCACGGTAAAAAAGAAACCACTGTTCATCAGTGCCCAATGTGGCCGGGAATATTTTACCAACGCGCAGATCCTGGAATGCCTGCAGGTTTGCGAGGAGGTAGCCACCGCCACGGGTACAGCCATTTACCAGGAAACGCATCGCAATAAATGGTCCTATGGTGCCCATACGGTATACCCGCTGCTGCAGCAAAAGCCGGAGCTGGGGCTTACACTGGATGTATCGCATTGGTTCTGCGTTTCTGAGAGCTACCTGGAAGATCAGCGTGCAGCAGTACAGGCAGCCATCCGGCAAACCTTCCACGTGCATGCGCGGGTAGGACATACAGAAGGACCGCAGGTATTTGACCCGGCGCTGCCGGAATATACCCTGGCGTTAAATGAACATTTGAAGATCTGGGACCAGTGGGTGGCCTACCGGAAGCAACAGGGATTTACCGAAAGTACCATTACGCCGGAATTTGGTCCCCCGCCTTATCTCACGCGTGCCAACCGGGATGTAGATCTGCTGCAGGAACAATGGGGACTCAACTTATGGATGAAAAATCTTTTAAACGAACGGTATAATAAAATGGAACATGAAGCGTAG
- a CDS encoding phytanoyl-CoA dioxygenase family protein: MKHELSQEQIGYYQQNGFVVIDDFLSPEELQEWREAVTEAIAERNGIKIPGQDIKVGMDDGINEDAEYFSKVFDQLLNLWQTNEKVKKIMMDERIGKMAAELAGVDGIRIWHDQALFKKPWANPTSWHLDTPFWSFSDRNALSIWVALDDATLENGCLYFIPGSFKETTFENKGIGKNMDGIFDVYPQFKKVNSVAAKMKAGSCSFHNGLTIHGAGANMTSSYRRAMTCAYMPDGNVFNGQANILPDAYLKTLAVGDLLNNDEQNPLIYHK, encoded by the coding sequence ATGAAACATGAACTTTCACAGGAACAGATTGGCTACTACCAGCAGAATGGATTTGTAGTGATCGATGATTTTTTGTCGCCCGAAGAATTGCAGGAATGGCGGGAAGCGGTGACCGAAGCGATTGCAGAACGGAACGGAATCAAGATCCCCGGCCAGGATATTAAAGTAGGCATGGATGATGGTATCAACGAAGATGCAGAATACTTTTCCAAAGTGTTCGACCAGCTGCTGAACCTCTGGCAAACCAATGAAAAAGTTAAAAAGATCATGATGGACGAACGCATCGGTAAAATGGCAGCGGAACTGGCCGGTGTAGACGGTATCCGGATCTGGCATGACCAGGCGCTGTTTAAAAAACCCTGGGCCAATCCCACCTCCTGGCACCTGGATACGCCCTTCTGGTCGTTTTCCGACCGGAACGCACTTTCCATTTGGGTGGCCCTGGACGACGCCACGCTGGAAAACGGATGCCTGTATTTTATACCGGGATCGTTTAAGGAAACGACCTTTGAGAACAAAGGCATCGGTAAAAATATGGATGGCATTTTTGACGTATACCCGCAGTTCAAAAAAGTAAATTCCGTTGCTGCAAAAATGAAAGCCGGTAGTTGTTCCTTTCACAACGGGCTTACCATTCATGGCGCGGGAGCCAATATGACAAGCAGTTACCGGAGAGCGATGACCTGTGCCTATATGCCGGATGGAAACGTATTTAACGGACAGGCAAATATCCTGCCAGATGCCTACCTTAAAACACTGGCCGTTGGTGATCTTTTGAACAACGACGAGCAGAATCCTCTGATCTATCATAAATAA
- a CDS encoding AraC family transcriptional regulator yields the protein MVKNFHKYLAKTTIEDNWGLYVTTVGYTKIRQHQPYPLSREHPSTHRFTWNKGRILNDYYIVFISQGSGIFETAHQSSSIVEEGSCFLLFPGTWHRYKPVSKIGWEEYWIGFNGYYPQRLMKSGFFSKKNPVIHVGLHEELLATFHTLIHTIKNATPGYHQLIAGFVVQLLSLVYNASVYKKENTGDALQYISKAKFLLQEALESDISMTQVAQQLTVSYSKFRKDFKAVTGLSPNQYHLELRLGKAGELLRATSLPIREIADQTGFDTLFYFSRIFKKKFGQSPRHYRERHPRG from the coding sequence ATGGTGAAGAATTTTCATAAATACCTCGCAAAAACAACGATTGAAGACAACTGGGGCCTGTACGTTACCACGGTGGGCTATACCAAGATCCGGCAGCATCAGCCCTATCCGCTGAGCCGGGAGCACCCCAGCACGCACCGTTTTACCTGGAACAAGGGGCGGATCCTGAATGATTACTATATTGTATTTATATCGCAGGGCAGCGGGATTTTTGAAACGGCACACCAATCTTCCAGTATTGTTGAGGAAGGCAGCTGCTTCCTGTTGTTTCCCGGTACCTGGCACCGGTATAAACCCGTTTCAAAAATCGGATGGGAAGAATACTGGATCGGTTTTAACGGCTATTATCCGCAACGGCTGATGAAGTCTGGTTTCTTCAGCAAAAAAAATCCGGTGATCCATGTAGGCTTACATGAGGAACTGCTCGCTACTTTCCATACCCTCATCCACACGATTAAAAATGCCACCCCGGGCTATCACCAGCTTATTGCCGGCTTTGTCGTACAACTGCTGTCGCTGGTTTATAACGCATCGGTTTATAAAAAGGAAAATACCGGAGATGCGCTACAATACATCTCCAAAGCAAAGTTTTTATTACAGGAAGCGCTGGAAAGCGATATCAGCATGACGCAGGTGGCGCAGCAGCTCACCGTAAGCTACTCCAAATTCAGAAAAGATTTTAAGGCGGTAACCGGATTATCCCCCAATCAGTATCACCTGGAACTGCGGTTAGGAAAGGCCGGCGAGTTGTTACGGGCTACCAGTTTGCCGATCCGGGAGATTGCCGATCAGACCGGCTTTGATACGCTTTTTTATTTTTCCCGGATCTTTAAAAAGAAGTTTGGCCAGTCGCCCAGGCACTACCGGGAGCGGCATCCCAGGGGGTGA
- a CDS encoding glycosyl hydrolase, with protein MKRRTFLERGGLLTVGTLLYENMAWAFQNNRVQAAAKDQLYELFKTPQAVYRPFVRWWWNGDKVEKEELLRELKLLKEAGIGGVEINPIKFPQRTDDMGIPSLTWLSNEWVDVLDFTLAEAKKLGLTCDLIVGSGWPFGAEYLQGDECADIMTIGVKKVTGLMDFEAPILDFIKEADPATTSPYAHRKLEMQKVFMVPDPMQSLDEVVDLSGQIASGFIKVKVPRGNYAIYALLKTRAFLEVINGAPGANGQVLNHFNKAAVEKYLNHMSDAIQKRIGPLKNRVRALFVDSMELEGANWTGDMAEEFKKRRGYDIMPYLPLIFSKIGAMGNIYDYNYGTRFTPEFQDVIERVRCDFDRTKIELLKERFVEPFQQWCKNNGMLSRAQAYGRGYHPLEASMGMDLPEGETWIKYGIGEEMPETDYRIGRSYTMVNKFVSSGAHLAGKRVISCEEATNTDMVFNASLQTLKLASDQSLITGITHSVYHGFNYSPKNAPFPGWIRYGNFMNERNTYWPFFKRINDYKARVSALLQHADMFADIAILPPLFDAWGKFGAPNEPFPSLTYPANLSLIWEAMQQHGHGCDYVSDGIINKSIIKDGFLEYGPRRYHTLFLVHVQSLEPVTARKLLQFVQSGGKVVCVQNMPDKSVGLLNADEQTKLVRNILEELKTFKDRFIFTEHPEENYPAWYKALQQKYNIKPYVTITDGNPFIQQVRYTNDKVDMLLVFNSSASYPFKVTFRPDATIFEGRFGHYWDAVTGDCYRLENDREITVTLYPADMRIFVFEKDQRKKLPLYTEVPESEGQYPEVTTPWSAEFRHIDGSVKTATFASLKDLKELPEYQNFAGTVIYRNTLSKTTSGPSYIDLGTVQGIAQLTLNGKDLGVRWFGRYLYHVQPWMRPGDNTIEIAVTTTMGNYMKSLTDNPVAQYWTNGKRKPQPMRSMGMLGPVTVF; from the coding sequence ATGAAGCGTAGAACCTTTCTCGAACGCGGCGGCTTGCTGACCGTTGGCACCCTGCTGTATGAAAACATGGCATGGGCCTTTCAAAATAACCGGGTACAGGCGGCTGCTAAGGACCAATTGTATGAATTATTTAAAACGCCGCAAGCCGTTTATCGTCCCTTTGTACGCTGGTGGTGGAATGGCGATAAAGTAGAGAAGGAAGAACTGCTGCGGGAGTTAAAACTGCTGAAAGAGGCCGGTATTGGTGGCGTTGAGATCAACCCTATTAAGTTTCCCCAACGAACGGATGATATGGGAATTCCCTCGCTGACCTGGCTTAGCAATGAGTGGGTGGACGTGCTGGACTTTACCTTAGCGGAAGCAAAAAAACTGGGACTTACCTGCGATCTGATCGTGGGCTCGGGCTGGCCCTTCGGTGCAGAATACCTGCAGGGGGATGAGTGTGCGGATATCATGACGATTGGTGTAAAGAAGGTGACGGGGTTAATGGATTTTGAGGCGCCGATACTGGATTTTATCAAGGAGGCCGACCCTGCAACCACCAGCCCCTACGCCCACCGGAAGCTGGAGATGCAAAAAGTATTTATGGTTCCGGACCCCATGCAATCACTGGATGAAGTGGTGGATCTTTCCGGTCAGATTGCTTCCGGCTTTATCAAAGTAAAAGTGCCGAGAGGGAATTATGCGATCTATGCCCTGTTGAAAACGCGGGCATTCCTTGAGGTGATCAATGGCGCTCCGGGGGCAAACGGGCAGGTATTAAACCATTTTAACAAGGCGGCCGTAGAAAAGTACCTGAATCATATGAGCGATGCGATCCAAAAAAGGATCGGGCCTTTAAAAAACCGGGTACGTGCCCTATTTGTAGACAGTATGGAACTGGAAGGGGCCAACTGGACAGGCGATATGGCCGAAGAATTTAAAAAGCGCAGGGGGTATGATATTATGCCCTATCTCCCGCTGATCTTCTCAAAGATCGGAGCTATGGGCAACATATACGACTACAATTATGGAACCCGCTTCACGCCGGAATTTCAGGATGTGATTGAACGCGTGCGCTGCGATTTTGACCGTACAAAAATTGAGCTTTTAAAAGAACGTTTTGTGGAACCCTTTCAGCAATGGTGCAAAAACAATGGCATGTTGTCAAGGGCGCAGGCTTACGGGCGGGGTTATCATCCCCTGGAGGCCAGCATGGGCATGGACCTGCCGGAAGGCGAAACCTGGATCAAGTACGGGATCGGCGAAGAAATGCCGGAAACGGATTACCGCATCGGGCGGAGCTATACCATGGTCAATAAATTTGTGTCTTCGGGAGCACACCTGGCCGGGAAGCGGGTGATCTCCTGTGAGGAAGCCACCAATACCGATATGGTGTTCAATGCCTCCCTTCAAACGCTAAAACTGGCTTCAGATCAAAGCCTCATTACCGGCATCACCCATTCCGTATACCACGGGTTTAACTATTCACCCAAGAATGCGCCGTTCCCCGGTTGGATCCGTTATGGCAATTTTATGAATGAGCGCAACACTTACTGGCCGTTCTTTAAACGGATCAATGATTACAAAGCCCGCGTATCGGCCCTGCTGCAGCATGCAGATATGTTTGCTGATATTGCAATACTGCCGCCCCTCTTTGATGCCTGGGGTAAATTCGGCGCGCCCAATGAGCCCTTCCCTTCCCTTACCTACCCAGCTAATTTATCCCTTATATGGGAGGCGATGCAGCAGCATGGACATGGGTGCGATTATGTTTCGGATGGCATCATCAATAAATCGATCATAAAAGACGGATTCCTGGAATATGGACCCCGCAGATACCATACCCTTTTCCTGGTGCATGTGCAAAGCCTGGAACCGGTTACCGCAAGGAAGCTGCTGCAGTTTGTACAATCCGGGGGAAAGGTGGTTTGTGTACAGAATATGCCGGATAAATCGGTGGGGCTGCTGAATGCAGATGAGCAAACAAAGCTGGTACGTAATATTCTTGAGGAGCTCAAAACCTTTAAAGACCGGTTCATTTTTACCGAACATCCGGAAGAAAACTATCCGGCCTGGTATAAAGCGCTGCAACAGAAATATAATATAAAACCGTATGTTACCATTACGGACGGCAATCCCTTTATTCAGCAGGTGCGCTATACCAATGATAAGGTCGATATGCTGCTGGTATTTAATTCCAGCGCCAGCTATCCTTTTAAAGTAACCTTCCGGCCGGACGCAACGATTTTCGAAGGGCGGTTCGGGCATTACTGGGATGCGGTTACAGGAGATTGTTACCGCCTGGAAAATGACCGGGAGATCACGGTAACCCTTTATCCGGCAGACATGCGGATCTTCGTATTCGAAAAAGACCAGCGGAAAAAGCTTCCCCTGTATACCGAAGTGCCGGAATCAGAAGGACAATATCCGGAGGTTACCACTCCCTGGAGCGCCGAATTCCGCCATATAGACGGTTCCGTAAAAACAGCAACTTTTGCCAGCCTAAAAGATCTGAAAGAGTTGCCTGAGTACCAAAATTTTGCAGGCACCGTTATTTACCGGAATACCCTTTCAAAAACCACGAGCGGTCCTTCCTACATCGATCTTGGAACGGTGCAGGGCATTGCACAGTTGACATTAAACGGAAAAGACCTGGGAGTGCGCTGGTTTGGCCGCTACCTGTACCATGTGCAGCCATGGATGCGGCCGGGTGATAATACCATTGAAATTGCGGTTACAACGACCATGGGCAATTATATGAAATCGCTTACAGATAACCCGGTAGCACAGTACTGGACAAACGGAAAAAGAAAACCGCAGCCCATGCGCTCCATGGGTATGCTGGGACCTGTTACGGTATTTTAA
- a CDS encoding RagB/SusD family nutrient uptake outer membrane protein yields MKNYKYIPGIYITAILLLASCTKDFLTLYPEGSLNGNSFYKTTQDFQQAVTGAYTPLRDIANNAFWMDEMRSDNATYDYFAKDRGNAATENISTFLDESTNGIIQNRYQAAYVGIGRTNAILDRIAGFSGMTDSLKKTIVAETKALRGHYYFDLVRNYGGVPLHLHEVLKMEDSYLPRASVEDVYAQVISDLKEALDVLPSPQFTSASTGRINKGVVATELAAVYMQRGDYSSALPLLQSVAGMGYTLMTNFSSIFNPANKSADKNKELIFDVQYQSGTTGMQSSFIYRFLPNMSTSFPLLGEGVKFNINTYGGWNIPTDNLKAVFEPGDQRFDATIGVIEGTINSTQDFVPTKVVSAVNYTPPAGVVTKYFCRKYYFPPYPNINRNTDQNWPLYRYSEVLLMLAECLNETGKSGDAIPYLNQVRVRAFGDANHNITSANQEQLRAAIALERRRELAFENKRWQDLIRTGQAITVMNAYGITAKQKFSYLLPQSFNVTQNRLLYPIPKREMDLNKQLKQNPGY; encoded by the coding sequence ATGAAAAATTATAAATATATTCCGGGAATTTATATCACAGCAATACTATTGCTGGCATCTTGTACCAAGGATTTCCTCACCCTTTACCCCGAGGGCAGTCTGAACGGGAACTCCTTTTATAAAACCACACAGGATTTTCAACAGGCCGTTACGGGGGCTTATACACCATTAAGGGATATTGCCAACAATGCTTTCTGGATGGATGAAATGCGGTCCGATAATGCTACCTACGATTATTTTGCCAAGGACCGGGGAAATGCGGCCACAGAGAACATTTCCACTTTTCTGGACGAATCGACCAATGGCATTATACAGAACCGCTACCAGGCCGCCTATGTAGGCATTGGCAGAACAAATGCCATCCTGGACCGGATCGCCGGTTTTTCCGGGATGACCGATTCTTTGAAAAAGACCATTGTTGCAGAAACAAAAGCATTACGGGGGCATTATTATTTTGATCTGGTGAGAAATTACGGCGGTGTGCCACTGCACCTGCACGAGGTGTTGAAAATGGAGGATAGTTACCTGCCACGGGCTTCAGTTGAAGATGTGTATGCACAGGTGATTAGTGACCTGAAAGAGGCCCTGGATGTTTTACCCTCTCCCCAGTTTACATCCGCCTCTACGGGGCGGATCAATAAAGGAGTGGTAGCTACCGAACTTGCCGCAGTCTATATGCAACGGGGCGACTATTCCAGTGCGTTGCCATTGTTACAATCGGTTGCCGGCATGGGCTATACCCTGATGACCAATTTTAGTTCCATCTTCAATCCTGCTAATAAAAGCGCTGACAAGAATAAAGAGCTGATTTTTGATGTACAATATCAGTCTGGAACCACTGGTATGCAAAGCAGTTTTATTTACCGGTTTCTTCCAAACATGTCTACCTCCTTTCCTTTATTGGGTGAAGGTGTTAAATTTAATATAAACACCTATGGTGGATGGAATATACCTACGGATAACTTAAAGGCCGTATTTGAGCCGGGCGACCAGCGGTTTGATGCCACCATCGGTGTGATAGAAGGCACTATAAACAGCACGCAGGATTTTGTGCCCACAAAGGTGGTTAGCGCAGTAAATTATACACCCCCGGCGGGAGTGGTAACAAAATATTTTTGCCGGAAATATTATTTTCCGCCTTATCCCAATATCAACCGGAATACCGATCAGAACTGGCCTTTATACCGTTATAGTGAAGTACTGCTGATGCTGGCCGAATGTTTAAATGAAACCGGCAAATCAGGGGATGCGATTCCCTACCTGAACCAGGTAAGAGTCCGTGCTTTTGGAGATGCAAACCATAATATTACCTCCGCCAATCAGGAACAGTTGCGTGCGGCAATCGCTTTGGAAAGAAGAAGAGAATTGGCTTTTGAAAACAAGCGTTGGCAGGATCTGATCCGAACCGGGCAGGCTATAACGGTAATGAATGCCTATGGGATAACAGCTAAACAAAAATTTTCTTATCTGCTACCTCAGTCATTCAATGTTACACAGAACCGGCTCTTGTATCCCATTCCAAAACGTGAAATGGATCTGAATAAGCAACTAAAACAAAATCCCGGTTATTAG